One region of Thermodesulfobacteriota bacterium genomic DNA includes:
- a CDS encoding class I SAM-dependent methyltransferase family protein translates to MQNRLMPTFEELLTPLPFYSPRKWYYDLASLLLRSIGKCSEGIKVGFQHGFDSGMIMNYIYNNVSSGRFYIGKVIDRVFLNQVTCKAFRAIKNIQKNMIKDYIQERNGSPTFVVDLASGKADYIYEVLRETNACVRALLRDIDQRALMESRQIAKNLDLEDVVSYELANALDPDSLNRITPKPNLVIEVGLYGIIHDDEQIRLHLKNLKNILDPDAILFNVQTYNPQIELIARTLKNQAGGRCVWHLRSADLVIGWAEGAGFRDPYVVMDPYGIYAVVMMRNSN, encoded by the coding sequence ATGCAGAATAGATTGATGCCGACTTTTGAGGAGTTGCTTACACCCCTTCCCTTCTATAGTCCCAGGAAATGGTATTATGACTTGGCTTCTCTTCTTCTACGGTCGATTGGGAAGTGTTCCGAAGGGATAAAAGTAGGATTCCAACATGGTTTCGATTCAGGAATGATCATGAACTATATTTACAATAACGTGTCAAGTGGTAGATTTTACATTGGTAAAGTTATAGACAGGGTTTTTCTAAATCAGGTTACCTGCAAGGCTTTCAGGGCAATAAAAAATATCCAGAAGAACATGATAAAGGATTATATTCAAGAGAGAAATGGAAGCCCAACCTTTGTAGTTGATTTGGCATCGGGAAAAGCTGACTATATATATGAAGTACTCAGGGAAACTAACGCTTGCGTTAGGGCTCTTCTTCGTGACATCGATCAAAGAGCGTTAATGGAAAGCAGACAAATTGCTAAGAATTTAGATTTAGAAGACGTCGTGAGTTATGAACTTGCGAATGCCCTTGACCCTGACAGTTTGAACCGGATTACTCCAAAACCCAATCTTGTAATCGAAGTAGGACTGTATGGAATTATCCACGATGACGAGCAAATACGATTGCACCTCAAGAATCTTAAAAATATACTCGATCCAGATGCAATTCTTTTTAATGTTCAAACATACAATCCCCAAATTGAACTGATAGCTAGGACACTTAAAAATCAGGCTGGAGGAAGGTGTGTATGGCATCTACGTTCGGCAGATCTTGTGATTGGTTGGGCAGAGGGGGCAGGATTTAGGGATCCATATGTCGTGATGGATCCATATGGAATTTATGCAGTAGTCATGATGCGAAACAGCAATTAA
- a CDS encoding GxxExxY protein — translation MPNKFHQALPPEVDHIAALILDSAFKVHRALGPGLLESVYEVCLCHELSKAGLKFRRQPDLPIIYDGIKLESGLRIDVVVEDQVIVELKAVETIIPLYEAQMLTYLKLTGKRLGLLINFNIPLLKDGIKRIIL, via the coding sequence ATGCCTAACAAATTTCATCAAGCACTTCCACCGGAAGTTGATCATATCGCTGCTTTAATATTAGATTCGGCATTTAAAGTACACCGCGCACTCGGTCCTGGCTTGCTTGAAAGTGTTTATGAGGTTTGTCTTTGTCATGAGCTCTCAAAAGCAGGACTCAAGTTCCGTCGTCAACCTGACTTGCCAATAATTTATGACGGGATCAAGCTCGAGTCAGGACTGAGAATTGACGTTGTAGTTGAAGATCAAGTCATTGTCGAATTGAAAGCAGTAGAAACGATTATTCCTCTTTACGAAGCACAGATGCTGACGTATCTAAAGTTGACGGGCAAGCGATTGGGTTTACTTATTAATTTTAATATCCCCTTGTTGAAAGATGGAATCAAACGAATTATTCTGTGA
- a CDS encoding ferritin-like domain-containing protein: MSLRNPERLREVLSNPRGLARAFSRHTYGMLSWVDLFGTKLKSIKGIEMKLITARIIADNAKHAKLFSDRAQELGENPEKYKPPQIGQKIYDILESYNDPIDEFAYALGSLVHFSALLDLYQSVADPKSREIIEEVQRDITEHLTILEDYFEKEPLPRERQKRAEEIKMLADKIYTEREDEEIKWYAE, encoded by the coding sequence ATGAGTTTAAGAAATCCTGAAAGATTAAGAGAGGTTCTTTCAAATCCCAGGGGACTTGCAAGGGCATTTAGTCGGCACACATACGGAATGCTCTCTTGGGTAGATTTGTTTGGAACGAAGTTAAAGTCAATAAAAGGAATCGAAATGAAGCTGATCACGGCTAGAATAATTGCCGACAATGCGAAGCATGCGAAGCTTTTTTCTGATAGGGCTCAAGAACTCGGCGAGAATCCCGAAAAATATAAGCCGCCTCAAATTGGTCAGAAGATCTATGATATTCTCGAATCATATAACGATCCAATTGATGAATTTGCCTATGCGTTGGGATCACTGGTACATTTTTCTGCTTTACTGGATCTATATCAGAGCGTTGCAGATCCAAAAAGTCGAGAAATAATTGAGGAGGTTCAAAGAGATATTACAGAACATCTAACCATACTCGAAGATTATTTTGAAAAAGAACCACTCCCACGTGAAAGACAAAAACGTGCCGAAGAAATAAAGATGCTTGCCGATAAAATCTACACCGAAAGAGAAGATGAGGAGATAAAATGGTATGCAGAATAG